From the genome of Pelosinus fermentans DSM 17108:
TATATGAAATGCTCTTGAATTATTAAGAATGCTTATATTTACTGGGTTTGCGTGTGCTATAAATAAACATTTTTCCTTTTTTACTTTTACTATATAAATATAACACAATTTGAAAAGTGTAATATCAATTTAGATATTATTATAATTTTTTTTATCCGTGACAGTGTGACAGAGAATTGTCACTAGTTATCAGGTTTATTTCTAAACCCCTATATGGATCTATTAATAGTATCCTATTGGTCATTTATAGAAAATTCATCTGTAGTTACTGTGGTAATTCTGTTTATAAACTGTTGTCTAATATGATTATTATTTAAGGAGTCAGATTCAATGAGATATTGATTTTACTGGATTGATGACAAATTACATAAAAAAACCTCTTAGACGAAAACACCGTTTTAGTCTTCACCGACAGGTGATATATTAGAATTATTCTTACTAAGGAGGTTTTGTTGATGTATGATAATATGAGAAGATGTCCAAATTGTGGTGCGGATGCTCCATGTCTGGGACAGTTGAACAAGTGTAAGGAATGTGGTGGGGTATATTGTGGCAACTGCTCTGGTAATGGATATGGGGGTAGTTGTCCGTTTTGTGGAGGGAATGAGTCAAAATCATTCTGATTCACTAGATTTGATTTTTACGAATTATTAATAGGTAATATTATCTAATCATCAGTTGTTCACGAGACGACACCTGAGAAAAAAAGGTCAGCGGATTTTTGTCCGCTGACCTTTTGACATTACTGGGAAGGTTGTCTACAACCTCGCCAGACTGGCACCATTCCAGCATCGTGATTTTATCCACGTTCTTGGCACAATGTCCCCTCATCCCTCCTATCAGTCTACTTTTGAAATTTCAGGCTTATATACCCCTTAAAAATTCATTAACTGATTCTGAAAACTTATGAGGATTATCTTTCTTAATTTCTTGCATAATATCAATTAGAAAATTCTTTATGGTTTGATCACTACTCCTTACTACCATTATGTATTCTTTTAAGCTAGGTTCATCATTTAGTATTCGAATGTTTAATAACTTTATCCATTCTCTGGCATTATCAAGGTCGCCAGTAATAGAATGTATGAATTCTTCAAAATACTTTTTAGCTCCTATTAATTTGTAATAAGACTCTATTGCATGCACTAAACCAAACATTACTTCGTCGTCTTCAGTATTATCGTGAAAGCCCAAACATAGATATTTTATATTTTTATAGTCTTTAGTATTCAAAATGTTTTCTATTGAAC
Proteins encoded in this window:
- a CDS encoding Imm30 family immunity protein, producing MNILNEVKKLQSSRLLRTKNEIEDFESSIENILNTKDYKNIKYLCLGFHDNTEDDEVMFGLVHAIESYYKLIGAKKYFEEFIHSITGDLDNAREWIKLLNIRILNDEPSLKEYIMVVRSSDQTIKNFLIDIMQEIKKDNPHKFSESVNEFLRGI